The following proteins are encoded in a genomic region of Primulina huaijiensis isolate GDHJ02 unplaced genomic scaffold, ASM1229523v2 scaffold25037, whole genome shotgun sequence:
- the LOC140967449 gene encoding probable glutathione S-transferase, with the protein MADEVILLDVEYSMFGMRARIALAEKGIEYEYREENLADKSPLLLEMNPVHKKIPVLIHKGKPVCESLVIVQYIDEAWKDKSPTFLPSDPYARAKARFWADFVDKKVYESGRRLWTTRGEELETAKKDMIDALKLLEAELGDDSYFGGDNFGFLDIALITFYSWFHAYEYCSKLSFEDHCPKLIAWAKRCMEKESVSKSLADQNKVYEFVLLLRKKFGTA; encoded by the exons ATGGCGGACGAGGTGATTCTGCTGGATGTCGAGTATAGTATGTTCGGCATGCGGGCTAGAATCGCGTTAGCTGAAAAGGGTATCGAGTACGAGTATAGGGAGGAGAACCTAGCTGACAAGAGCCCACTTTTGTTGGAGATGAACCCGGTTCACAAGAAAATTCCGGTTTTGATTCATAAGGGGAAACCCGTCTGTGAATCGCTCGTTATTGTTCAGTACATCGATGAGGCGTGGAAGGATAAGTCTCCGACTTTTTTACCTTCAGATCCTTATGCCAGAGCTAAAGCTAGGTTCTGGGCTGATTTCGTTGACAAAAAG GTATATGAATCTGGAAGAAGACTATGGACTACAAGAGGAGAAGAACTAGAAACTGCTAAGAAAGACATGATTGATGCTTTGAAGTTACTCGAAGCTGAGTTGGGCGATGATTCTTACTTCGGTGGCGACAACTTCGGGTTTCTTGATATAGCCTTGATTACATTTTATAGCTGGTTTCATGCGTACGAGTATTGTAGCAAACTCAGCTTTGAAGATCACTGCCCCAAACTGATTGCATGGGCCAAAAGGTGCATGGAGAAGGAGAGTGTCTCAAAGTCCTTGGCTGATCAGAACAAAGTTTACGAATTTGTTTTGCTTCTGAGGAAGAAATTTGGCACCGCGTAG